In Caldisalinibacter kiritimatiensis, the sequence TTGTCTATAATACTTGATATTTCTTTAACTCTTCCTGTTACAAATTCAATAGGAGAGTATTGACCTGTTCTTCTATACTCACTTCTTATACTCTTAAACTTTACCTTTAGCTCTTCTACTGCTTGTTCATAAGGTATAAGTAGTTTTTTCCAGTCTCTTATCACTATCAGACCCCTCACCTTTCGTTTTGTTGTGTATTATCTCCATATATATTCTAACAAATCATACCATATTTTAAAAATATATTTTACATTTTTACTTATTTAGTGTCAAGAGTTAATTTAGGTGTATTCAAGGGGTGATAGCCTATAAGTAACTAAACTTTAAATTTATTAATGTCATTAAATAAGTTTTTAGCTAGTTCATTTAACATTTCTGCTTGCGATGACATTTCTTCTACCGTTGCTAGCTGTTCTTCTGTTGATGCTGACACTTCTTCTGTAGTAGCCGAAGTTTGCTGTGATAATGCTGAAATATTATTAATCATATCTACTATTTCATCTTTTTTAAATTTCATATCATCAGTATGTTCTTTAACTTCATGAACTAAATTACTTAACTGTCTTATAGAACTAGATATATCTTTAAATATTTTTTCTGTTTCAGCAACCGCTGTATCTTGTTCCTTTGTTATATTACTTACTTCTCCCATTGTATTAACAGCACTTTCTGCTTGATTCTGTATATTTTCAATTATTTTTTTTACTGATTCTGCTTCAGCTGCTGCTTGTTCAGCTAGCTTTCTTACTTCTTCAGCTACTACTGCAAACCCTTGGCCGCTTTCACCAGCCCTTGCCGCCTCTATAGCTGCATTTAAAGCTAATAAATTAGTTTGTTCTGAAATACCTGTTATAGTATCAGTTATAGTACTGATTTCTTTTGTTAAATTATTCATATTTAAAATTATTTCACTAATTTGATTCGCTGCTTTTTGAGATATCTTTGTCTTGTCAACTAAAGTATTAACCTTATTAAGTCCAGTATTACTTAATTCATTCATGCTATTTGAAGCATTATTCATCTTATATGTATCATTTAATACAGTTTCTATACTACTTGCTAATTTGTTTAAATTGCTTGAACCTGTTTCTAAATCGGTTGCTTGTTGTGAAGCACTTTGTGCTATGTCTTCTACTGCTCTTGCAACTTCACTAACTGCTGTACTGGTCTGATTTGATATATCAGAAAGCATAGATGAAGTATGAGACACATCACTTGAAGAGCTTTTTACCTTTTTTATCAGGTTTTTAATATCCACTTGCATGTTACTTAAAGCAGTTGATAAATCACCGATTTCATCTTTCCTTTTAAGATATTTTTTAGCAATATGTTTAGTTAAATCTCCATTAGCTATAGTACCAGCATAAGTTTTTAAATCAATTAAAGGATTAGATATGTTTCTATTTAAAGATATTCCAATTATTAAGCTTATAATAAAAGCTAAAGTGACTACTATAAAATTTGTTACTTTTCTATTATTTATTAATTTATTAGTATCTGCTTTTATTTGATTGTTGTATTGATTTACCCATTCTATCCACTCGTCAGTTAAGTTCTGAATTATCTGTACGTATTGAGTTCCCTTTTCTCCAACCTCTATAGCCTTTTCTAAATCTCCATTATCTACTAAATTAAATACTTCTTTTGCTACTTTTTTATACTCTGAATGAGCTTCTTTTATTTGATTCAACATTTCTTTAGAACTATCAGTTTCTATTAATGACTCTATATTATCATATATAGAACCTAATTCTTCATTTATTGAATAAAATTTATCAGTGTACTTCTTGTCCTTGTATATCATATATGCTCTAATAGATGCTACTTGTTCAAAGTTTTTTGCTCTAATTTTCCAAACTAATTGGGATACTGGTAAATTTTTATTCACCACAACACCATATTCTTTTTCTACAGTACTAATACCTGTCATTGCTAATCCACTTGCTAAAACCATTATAATAAGTATAATACTAAA encodes:
- a CDS encoding methyl-accepting chemotaxis protein, yielding MKLNIRAKILGGFSIILIIMVLASGLAMTGISTVEKEYGVVVNKNLPVSQLVWKIRAKNFEQVASIRAYMIYKDKKYTDKFYSINEELGSIYDNIESLIETDSSKEMLNQIKEAHSEYKKVAKEVFNLVDNGDLEKAIEVGEKGTQYVQIIQNLTDEWIEWVNQYNNQIKADTNKLINNRKVTNFIVVTLAFIISLIIGISLNRNISNPLIDLKTYAGTIANGDLTKHIAKKYLKRKDEIGDLSTALSNMQVDIKNLIKKVKSSSSDVSHTSSMLSDISNQTSTAVSEVARAVEDIAQSASQQATDLETGSSNLNKLASSIETVLNDTYKMNNASNSMNELSNTGLNKVNTLVDKTKISQKAANQISEIILNMNNLTKEISTITDTITGISEQTNLLALNAAIEAARAGESGQGFAVVAEEVRKLAEQAAAEAESVKKIIENIQNQAESAVNTMGEVSNITKEQDTAVAETEKIFKDISSSIRQLSNLVHEVKEHTDDMKFKKDEIVDMINNISALSQQTSATTEEVSASTEEQLATVEEMSSQAEMLNELAKNLFNDINKFKV